AAGTTACCGCTGTCTGGCTGTGTGATCAGCGGTGTCATGTCCGGTTGGACAGTGAGTTTCATTGCGGCACCGGTCGAACTGGCCAAAGCCAAGCTACAGGTTCAATACGGTCCTCAGACCACAAAATACAAGGGTCCCATAGATGTTATCAGGAAGGTGTGGGCAGAGGCCGGCATTCGCGGCCTGTACAAAGGCCTGGTGAGCACACTGATCTTTCGGTCGAACTTTGTATTCTGGTGGGGGTCCTATGAGCTCATCACCCAATGGTTTAAGAAGCATACCAACATGAGAGATCCAGCGATCAACTTCTGGGCAGGCGGTCTGAGTGCATCGTTCGGTTTCTGGACCACTGCTTACCCGAGTGATGTGATCAAGCAGGTCGTCCTATGCAACGACAAATGCGACGGCAGTTTCCGCTCCTGGAGAGAAACGGCCACACAGATATACCGCGAGAGAGGTATCAAAGGTTTCTTCAGAGGCTTTGTGCCAAGTTTCCTGAGGTCCTTCCCTGCCAATGCTGCTGCATTGGCCGCGTTCGAGTTCGTCTTGCGAACCAGCGGTGCAAAACCGTCGTAGTCGATCCATAGCACGCAAAGGCGTAATTAGATAGAGTATTCTTAGGTTTGTGAATTTTCTGGATTGGTCATTGCGTTGTCAAGCTCCGTCTCCATTGTTTGGTACTTCGACATCACATCAAGGTCAAGGTCAGAGATGGCTGAGCCCAGAGAGAGGTCTGACCGTCCCATGTCTATCTGCAAATCATCTCCAGCACTCTTCTCCCAGGGCTTTGGCCTCGGAGCCATCTCAGAGGCACTTCTTAACGACTCATCCAGCGTGATGTTGGGCACCTCCACGACATTGGGAATCGGCTTATCGCTAACAATGTGGTCCACTATCTCATCGTATGTCAATTCATGACCTCCAGACATCGTCAAACGCTTTCTTAGGAGCTTATTTCCAGTCGGTCTTTGCAGTGAACTTCTCAATCACTGCAACCTGTTAACAAGCAGTGACCTTTAAAGGAACTCGGGTATGAACATTCGGCCTCGACGCTCACTAGAACGGACTGTAAAGCCGACGAGGATGCTGAGCAATGGCAAGCTGTTGATAATTGCGTCGCTGCTGGTGCGAGTGGGCTTCTTCCTGTACGGATTGTACCAGGATGCAAACTATAAAGTAAAATACACTGATATAGACTACCTGGTGTTCCATGACGCTGCTGGATACGTTTATGAAGCGTGGAAGGAGGGCAGGGTTGGTTCCCCCTACCAGAGGGATACATATCGCTACACACCGTTGTTAAGCTGGCTTTTGGTCCCAGACCACTACTTTGAATGGTTCCATCTGGGCAAGCTAGTGTTTGTTgcatttgatcttcttaCGGGAATCATCATCTTGGACCTTGTCAAGAGATGTCTGAGTCGGAGAGAATCTACGTTACCTCTGTGGCTGAGTAGCCTCTGGCTCTTGAACCCGATGGTCATCACGATCAGCACCCGCGGTAACGCAGAGAGTGTTGTGTCGTTCCTTATCATGCTGACGCTGCTGCTACTGCAGAAGAGCAAAGATACGTGGTCTGCTGTGGTATACGGCCTGTCGATCCACTTCAAGATATACCCAATAATATACTGTCTTCCCATTGCCATATTTCTG
The sequence above is drawn from the Torulaspora globosa chromosome 5, complete sequence genome and encodes:
- a CDS encoding uncharacterized protein (ancestral locus Anc_5.149); its protein translation is MSATASGKFIDDETYSRIMGFVAGMFSGVAKNTVGHPFDTVKVRLQTSQGTGMFNGPLDCVYKTLKHQGPRGLYLGFTPPLVGWIAMDAALLGSLHNYRMLLHKYMYPEYEKLPLSGCVISGVMSGWTVSFIAAPVELAKAKLQVQYGPQTTKYKGPIDVIRKVWAEAGIRGLYKGLVSTLIFRSNFVFWWGSYELITQWFKKHTNMRDPAINFWAGGLSASFGFWTTAYPSDVIKQVVLCNDKCDGSFRSWRETATQIYRERGIKGFFRGFVPSFLRSFPANAAALAAFEFVLRTSGAKPS
- a CDS encoding uncharacterized protein (ancestral locus Anc_5.148), producing MSGGHELTYDEIVDHIVSDKPIPNVVEVPNITLDESLRSASEMAPRPKPWEKSAGDDLQIDMGRSDLSLGSAISDLDLDVMSKYQTMETELDNAMTNPENSQT